The Populus trichocarpa isolate Nisqually-1 chromosome 11, P.trichocarpa_v4.1, whole genome shotgun sequence genome has a segment encoding these proteins:
- the LOC7470964 gene encoding receptor-like protein 49, whose product MRDYCRIIACCFLFLPFLSSANSTFTSLPQTSSHPFSGHRCVGSEKTALLRLKRDLSAAKPESTLPLQPASGSLLTSWKPNTDCCSWEGVTCHGVTTDHVIGIKLSGHNLSGLVNSTELLNLPYLERLNLVNCNIGEIPSFLRKVSRLVELDLSNNQIHGQVPKWIWQFERLVYLNLSNNFLNGFEAPSSDPFFSSLTFLDLSSNLLEGSIPIPPPSISFLSLAKNKLTGEIPESLCRIRNLTILDLCYNSMTGQIPKCLEALAATLTVLNLRENKFFGLMLWNFTEDCSLKTLNLYGNQLTGKIPSSLKHCRCLEVIDLGDNQINDTFPFWLGMLPSLQVLILQSNRLHGPIGQPLTSNDFPMLQIFDLSSNHFTGNLPLDYFAIWKSMRVKFNGSLLYLGSYYYRDWMSITSKGHRMDNINILTIFTILDLSNNLFEGEIPEEIGDHKLLDVLNMSRNNLIGEIPTSLSKLTLLESLDLSKNKLTGAIPMQLISLTFLSVLNLSYNRLEGKIPVGNQFSTFTSDSYQENLGLCGFPLSNKCDDVEDQQPPGAQEESILSESGSLFSWKSALLGYGCAVPVGVAIGHMLFWRNKRCSKLIEQSFKAKNHRRQSNERNRKRR is encoded by the coding sequence ATGAGAGATTATTGTAGAATTATAGCTTGTTGCTTTTTATTCCTACCCTTCTTATCTTCAGCAAATTCTACTTTCACATCTTTGCCACAAACTTCTTCTCACCCTTTCTCAGGCCATCGTTGCGTTGGCAGTGAAAAAACAGCCTTGCTCCGACTCAAAAGGGATTTATCTGCGGCCAAACCAGAATCCACTCTTCCTCTCCAGCCCGCCTCGGGTTCTTTGCTTACTTCATGGAAGCCTAACACTGATTGTTGCTCCTGGGAAGGTGTTACTTGTCATGGAGTCACAACTGATCATGTGATTGGCATTAAACTCAGTGGTCACAACCTTTCTGGTCTTGTTAACTCAACCGAGCTTCTTAACCTCCCCTACCTTGAAAGGCTGAATCTTGTCAACTGCAATATTGGAGAAATCCCAAGTTTCCTTCGAAAAGTAAGTAGGTTGGTTGAGCTCGACCTTTCTAACAACCAAATCCATGGCCAAGTGCCTAAATGGATTTGGCAGTTTGAAAGGCTAGTTTACTTGAATTTGTCTAACAATTTCTTGAATGGATTTGAAGCACCATCTTCTGATCCGTTTTTTAGCTCCTTGACCTTTCTTGATCTTAGCTCCAATTTGTTAGAAGGATCAATCCCAATTCCACCGCCCTCTATCAGCTTCCTCTCGCTTGCTAAGAACAAGCTCACTGGAGAGATTCCAGAATCATTATGCAGGATAAGAAATCTAACAATCTTGGATCTATGCTACAATTCTATGACAGGTCAAATTCCAAAATGTCTCGAGGCTCTTGCTGCTACTCTCACCGTACTAAATCTACGGGAGAATAAATTCTTTGGGTTGATGCTCTGGAATTTCACCGAAGACTGCAGCCTAAAGACACTCAACTTATACGGGAATCAGTTGACAGGGAAAATTCCCAGTTCTCTGAAGCATTGCAGATGCCTTGAAGTTATAGACCTTGGAGATAACCAGATTAATGACACATTTCCTTTCTGGTTAGGGATGCTTCCCAGCTTGCAAGTTCTCATCCTACAATCAAATAGATTGCACGGTCCCATTGGCCAGCCATTGACATCAAATGACTTCCCAATGCTTCAAATCTTTGATCTCTCCTCGAATCATTTCACCGGAAATCTGCCACTGGATTACTTTGCAATATGGAAGTCAATGAGGGTAAAGTTCAATGGGTCACTATTGTACTTGGGATCTTACTATTATAGGGATTGGATGTCAATTACAAGCAAGGGCCATAGAATGGATAATATCAACATCTTAACAATTTTCACTATCCTAGACCTCTCAAACAATCTTTTTGAAGGAGAGATTCCTGAAGAGATTGGCGACCACAAATTACTAGATGTACTCAACATGTCTAGAAATAACCTGATAGGTGAGATCCCAACATCTCTTTCGAAGTTGACATTGCTTGAGTCCTTAGACCTCTCAAAAAACAAGCTCACAGGCGCGATCCCGATGCAACTAATAAGCTTGACATTCCTATCGGTTCTTAACCTTTCTTATAATAGATTAGAGGGGAAGATACCTGTAGGGAATCAATTTTCTACCTTCACTAGTGATTCCTATCAGGAAAACTTAGGGTTGTGTGGGTTTCCATTGTCCAATAAATGTGATGACGTTGAAGATCAACAGCCACCAGGAGCACAAGAAGAAAGCATCCTTTCGGAGTCAGGTAGTCTGTTCAGTTGGAAATCTGCTTTGCTTGGATACGGATGTGCGGTGCCTGTGGGAGTTGCCATTGGTCACATGTTGTTTTGGAGGAACAAGAGATGCAGTAAATTGATTGAACAATCATTCAAGGCAAAGAATCATCGGCGCCAGAGCAATGAACGGAATCGAAAAAGAAGATGA